One genomic window of Leptospira paudalimensis includes the following:
- a CDS encoding Lcl C-terminal domain-containing protein — MTQFQIWLFLLCLCVITFFSCNQSDLENLCDPKSDQYKDSLLLRYINFDESPHCGVVLKVNPPTYLICPPLIPKRNGTFFLEAFETDGNRLSFSSNPPLPPGVVFSFFSNSLEGTYNGWKANQVQFTITASNPKGSASCVYKPAWMGKTPPKTNITVCYDGSGNFDATCTVIPGQDGQLRRGVNTNFVGPTLVSGVEITTDLVTGLVWTSCHRGRTGIGCGTPGTETFTYTDAQTECASLNAGSGFADRTDWRVPEMEEYLTTFDHTTENPSINSTYFPQTASFNYKSNTSNAASTGAFYPTYIQSSIGFGNYTDMHYLRCVATPRNTFIKRFIDQSDGTILDLDTALLWQKCTAGQPNVATCSGGTDSAFQWSAAINYCQGLTLAGKTWRLPNANELISLKDYRFNFGTPGFNALYFPNTASASFWSSSPVLGNPSTQAYVTDFAGSGGGPTLKTDATVRTRCVTDY, encoded by the coding sequence ATGACACAGTTCCAAATTTGGTTATTTCTACTTTGTCTCTGTGTGATTACCTTCTTCTCTTGCAATCAGTCCGATTTAGAAAATTTATGTGACCCTAAATCAGACCAATACAAAGACAGTTTACTTTTGCGTTATATTAATTTTGATGAGTCACCTCATTGTGGTGTGGTATTAAAAGTAAACCCACCAACCTACTTAATTTGTCCTCCTCTCATTCCCAAACGAAATGGAACTTTTTTTTTGGAAGCATTTGAAACAGATGGGAATCGGCTAAGTTTTTCCAGTAATCCTCCCCTTCCTCCTGGTGTGGTTTTTTCTTTTTTTTCAAATTCACTCGAAGGCACTTACAATGGATGGAAGGCTAACCAAGTCCAATTCACAATCACTGCAAGTAACCCAAAAGGAAGTGCAAGTTGTGTATACAAACCAGCATGGATGGGGAAAACTCCTCCAAAGACAAATATCACAGTGTGTTATGATGGTTCGGGCAATTTTGATGCAACATGTACTGTGATCCCAGGCCAAGATGGCCAACTGCGAAGAGGAGTTAACACGAATTTTGTGGGACCAACTCTTGTTTCCGGCGTTGAAATCACAACTGATTTAGTAACAGGTCTTGTATGGACAAGTTGTCACCGAGGGAGAACTGGTATTGGATGTGGTACTCCGGGAACAGAAACCTTTACGTATACAGACGCACAAACGGAATGTGCAAGTTTAAATGCTGGTTCCGGATTTGCCGATCGAACTGATTGGCGTGTCCCAGAGATGGAAGAATACTTAACCACGTTTGACCACACCACAGAAAACCCTTCTATCAATTCGACATACTTTCCTCAAACAGCCAGTTTTAATTATAAATCCAATACTTCCAACGCAGCAAGTACAGGAGCATTTTATCCTACGTATATCCAATCCTCCATTGGATTTGGAAATTATACAGATATGCACTACTTACGTTGTGTTGCGACTCCAAGAAATACATTTATCAAACGTTTCATCGACCAATCGGATGGAACCATCTTGGATTTAGATACTGCTCTTCTTTGGCAAAAATGTACAGCAGGCCAACCCAATGTGGCAACTTGTTCTGGTGGAACTGATAGCGCATTCCAATGGTCTGCTGCCATTAATTACTGCCAAGGTTTAACACTTGCTGGTAAAACATGGCGACTTCCCAATGCGAATGAATTAATATCATTAAAAGATTACCGATTTAATTTTGGAACTCCAGGTTTTAATGCTCTTTATTTTCCCAATACGGCATCTGCATCGTTTTGGTCGTCAAGCCCTGTCCTTGGAAATCCATCTACCCAAGCGTATGTCACTGATTTTGCTGGTTCTGGTGGTGGACCAACATTAAAAACAGATGCTACCGTTCGAACTCGTTGTGTTACCGATTATTAA
- a CDS encoding SpoIIE family protein phosphatase: protein MSRFFDQLFKFLHRFISYSFAIVFFSLQGAFFGAFYAYFFGSALIPDFSTENHPEVVYVFVFATFLAAVGHSIEFGILTPLGYGGFRNDLKKLNLFLRYNDTIRHKDILELENNLNTLIHLPKENMYAAIRYAVMVFVSVSITHIICHHPMYELVLVSIGWLSAVFVYGGFSYIISDYFTGNKRVEIKKILAYRDVSIHKNYGILSLKGKFVFLLILILLSLSVLSVFISFGNASLFKITAFIGMTFVEAVILIFMFFQSINLTLEQINESANSLATGGRGALPILSIDKEFILFAENYEKATREVGRIRENLQELVEAKTSELRNSLETVETLKKQQDGDYFLTSLLIKPLSLNKTIGTHVKTDFLIKQKKTFLFHGRENEIGGDICITRTITLRGKDYTFFLNADAMGKSLQGAGGVLVLGAAVQSILERSNAVESVKLLYAERWIKNAYQELHHIFESFDCSMLVSMVMGLIDDETGLMYYLNAEHPWSVLYRKGTAEFIKNNSELRKLGTPFSEKSLEISTLQLIPGDVLILGSDGRDDIEFVTETTARKINHDEELFLRHVERGNGNLKEIYQSILSMGELTDDLSLMRITFKENLDQPPRAIRKESYELMRKAKSQIKLDQLEEAKTSLLDANRINPENREIQRALIRLLVRMKEYNLAAEKLNTYLEEYPGDTDLIYLASFTYKQTKEYGKAIDMGERIRLRNPGHLSNLIQLVQLYLIIGNLPKAEKTLQLTSFIPSDPNRIEQLKSQIETFRQKIVDEIPT from the coding sequence ATGAGTCGGTTCTTTGATCAATTATTCAAATTCTTACACAGGTTCATTTCTTACAGTTTTGCCATTGTATTCTTCTCTCTCCAAGGTGCCTTTTTTGGTGCATTTTATGCTTATTTTTTTGGATCTGCACTCATCCCTGATTTTTCCACCGAGAACCATCCGGAAGTTGTGTACGTTTTTGTATTTGCTACCTTCCTTGCTGCTGTCGGACATAGCATTGAATTTGGAATCCTCACTCCTCTTGGTTATGGTGGATTTCGTAACGACTTAAAAAAACTAAACCTGTTTTTACGATACAACGACACCATTCGCCACAAAGATATTTTGGAATTAGAAAACAATTTGAATACGCTGATCCATTTACCAAAGGAAAACATGTATGCTGCCATTCGTTATGCGGTAATGGTCTTTGTTTCTGTTTCCATTACCCATATCATTTGTCACCACCCAATGTACGAGTTAGTATTAGTTTCCATTGGTTGGCTTTCGGCAGTATTTGTTTACGGAGGATTTTCATACATCATCTCCGATTATTTTACAGGTAACAAAAGAGTTGAGATCAAAAAAATCTTAGCATACCGAGATGTATCAATTCATAAAAACTATGGAATCCTAAGTTTAAAGGGCAAATTTGTATTTTTATTAATTTTAATTCTTCTATCGCTCAGTGTACTTTCAGTCTTCATTTCCTTTGGAAATGCCAGTTTATTTAAAATTACAGCTTTCATTGGAATGACTTTTGTCGAGGCAGTGATATTGATTTTTATGTTTTTCCAATCCATTAATCTAACATTGGAACAAATTAATGAATCAGCCAATAGCCTTGCTACTGGAGGTAGAGGTGCCCTTCCCATACTATCCATTGACAAAGAATTTATTTTGTTTGCAGAGAATTACGAAAAGGCAACAAGAGAAGTTGGGAGGATTCGGGAAAACTTACAAGAATTAGTTGAGGCAAAAACTTCAGAATTAAGAAACAGTTTAGAAACCGTTGAAACTTTAAAAAAACAACAAGATGGAGATTATTTTCTCACTTCCCTTTTAATTAAACCTCTTAGTTTGAACAAAACCATTGGAACACATGTAAAAACAGATTTTTTGATCAAACAAAAAAAGACGTTTTTATTCCATGGAAGGGAAAATGAAATTGGTGGAGATATCTGTATCACTCGCACCATTACATTGCGAGGCAAAGATTATACATTTTTTCTCAATGCAGATGCCATGGGAAAATCGTTACAAGGTGCAGGTGGGGTTCTTGTACTTGGAGCTGCTGTACAATCCATCTTGGAACGATCCAATGCAGTTGAGTCTGTTAAATTATTGTATGCAGAACGGTGGATCAAAAACGCATACCAAGAACTCCATCATATTTTTGAGAGCTTCGACTGTTCTATGTTAGTCTCTATGGTTATGGGACTGATCGATGACGAAACTGGCCTTATGTATTACTTAAACGCAGAACATCCATGGTCGGTGTTGTATAGAAAGGGAACTGCGGAATTTATCAAAAACAATTCAGAACTCCGCAAATTGGGAACACCCTTTTCCGAAAAATCACTCGAAATCTCTACTTTACAATTGATTCCAGGAGATGTACTCATCCTTGGTTCTGACGGAAGGGATGACATCGAATTTGTAACGGAAACCACAGCTAGAAAAATCAACCATGATGAGGAATTATTTTTGCGACACGTGGAACGAGGGAATGGAAATTTAAAAGAAATTTACCAATCCATCCTCTCCATGGGAGAACTGACTGATGATTTAAGTCTGATGCGGATAACCTTTAAAGAAAATCTGGACCAACCACCAAGAGCCATTCGAAAAGAATCGTATGAATTGATGCGTAAAGCAAAGTCACAAATCAAATTGGACCAATTAGAAGAGGCAAAAACCAGTCTTTTAGACGCAAACCGAATCAACCCAGAAAATAGAGAAATCCAAAGGGCACTCATACGCCTCCTCGTACGCATGAAAGAGTACAATTTGGCAGCAGAGAAATTAAATACCTATTTAGAAGAATACCCTGGTGACACAGATTTAATTTATTTGGCATCCTTTACTTACAAACAAACAAAAGAATACGGAAAGGCCATCGATATGGGTGAGAGAATCCGTTTGCGTAACCCTGGTCATTTATCAAATTTAATACAACTTGTTCAATTGTACCTCATTATCGGCAATCTGCCAAAAGCGGAAAAGACGTTACAACTAACATCGTTTATCCCTTCAGATCCAAATCGAATTGAACAATTAAAGTCTCAAATTGAGACGTTTAGACAGAAAATTGTTGATGAAATTCCGACCTAA
- a CDS encoding SDR family NAD(P)-dependent oxidoreductase, whose translation MELKNKRIVVTGAGSGIGKETVLQMLKHENVKILACDLNEKNVVSHPNVIPYKCDVSKPENLDKLLKDADKKLGGIDIFFANAGFAYYEIIQEASWDRIDKIFRTNVYSPFYTLVSLNKHRTSPCLFVVTASAMSHLPLPGYALYSATKASVRSFLDAYQCELRPGNRTMIVYPIATRTQFFDSAGKQVPVPFPSQTPETVAKQIVNGILRDKKEVFPSFLFRFIQILDRFLFFPLKIYQKIEAVKLNSHKS comes from the coding sequence ATGGAATTAAAAAACAAAAGAATTGTAGTTACGGGTGCAGGATCAGGTATTGGAAAGGAAACCGTCTTGCAGATGTTAAAACATGAAAACGTGAAAATTTTAGCCTGTGACTTGAATGAAAAAAATGTAGTGTCTCATCCCAATGTAATTCCTTATAAATGTGATGTTTCGAAACCAGAAAATTTAGATAAACTCTTAAAAGATGCAGATAAAAAATTGGGTGGGATTGATATCTTTTTTGCGAATGCAGGTTTTGCGTATTATGAAATCATCCAAGAAGCGAGTTGGGATCGTATCGACAAGATTTTTCGAACAAATGTTTACTCTCCCTTTTATACTTTGGTGAGTTTGAACAAACACAGGACCTCTCCCTGTTTATTTGTTGTGACCGCCTCTGCGATGAGCCATTTGCCTCTGCCTGGTTATGCCTTGTATTCGGCAACCAAGGCTTCTGTTAGGTCCTTTCTCGATGCCTACCAATGTGAACTAAGACCTGGAAACCGTACGATGATTGTGTATCCAATTGCCACTAGGACACAATTTTTTGACTCAGCTGGGAAACAAGTACCTGTACCATTTCCAAGCCAAACGCCAGAAACCGTTGCAAAACAAATTGTGAATGGGATTTTGAGAGACAAAAAAGAAGTTTTCCCATCCTTTTTGTTTCGATTCATTCAAATCTTAGATCGATTTTTATTTTTTCCGCTTAAAATTTACCAAAAAATAGAAGCGGTAAAATTGAATTCGCATAAATCTTAA
- a CDS encoding PAS domain S-box protein yields MPNISTEVGNHLNVEVDLLKTIMDVSSTAIVLLNPQGQILYANPASESVLGIKLNDILSRTYDAPQWKNTSLDGGPWREEDQPFNVVLKTKKPVTDIRHAIEDSFGVKKYLSINGSPVFDEMGELRSLVFLITDITENVLKQKALEDSEAKYRSITELSLSMVYDLDIKTGVNQWAGAIQEITGFTPEEYRAIGYEAWMILIHPDDKEKTIQLFKEAMAKKTKFSYVYRYRTKDGKYVYIEDNGVFLYDKNDSAYRMFGAMINRTEQIKANLALKESESRLLMSLDAVKMGIWSWDIDQRNIYWSPQTYEIYGLDPDGPAITVERYLSLNDLDDLQKVSAEIQLLKDDPSRSGYRIQQRIFHADGTVHWVESRGNLIRDKDGKPVRLMGTLLDVTESKLAEEALRTSDERFRAFYQFSTEAFLIFDENSLRAKDSNFAFQNLFGYSSDDTKNLKIRSLLTPDSLQKIREKIADNSSDSIEILCKRKNGEVFPALVSIKRFKYNQTNSIAYSIFDLSPLKEVEELRQINSEIREKNKLIEKQKIELEMAFENLKRTQEQLVQSEKLAALGQLIAGIAHEINNPIGAVKASNQNMMDWQKRYGIASQLFREAILSVPREEQVILKTILSNLDQPIEFYTGKEERLRKKKNKEILIQNGIKTDDADEFAEAWVELGIGELEDKYIPLFRSHYLRVFLDYLALEIQFRRNTRSIQLAVDRVSKIMYALKNFSHFDSTGKKIKASIQETIETVLTIYQNQLKRGITLIKHYDEIPPIDCYPDDLLHVWTNLIYNSLQAMSFTGKLMITIKDCGSEVLVSLQDSGPGIEPGIRSKIFEPFFTTKPPGEGSGLGLDIVNKIVKRHGGRIDLSSKPGETIFSIYLPKGSS; encoded by the coding sequence ATGCCTAATATTTCGACAGAGGTGGGGAACCATCTAAATGTCGAAGTTGATCTTTTAAAAACAATCATGGACGTTAGTTCCACCGCGATTGTTTTGCTGAACCCACAAGGGCAGATTTTATATGCAAACCCTGCATCTGAGTCTGTCCTTGGCATTAAACTCAATGATATACTATCTAGAACCTATGATGCACCACAATGGAAAAACACTTCTCTTGATGGAGGACCGTGGCGAGAGGAAGACCAACCATTTAATGTCGTGCTCAAAACAAAAAAACCGGTCACGGACATTCGGCATGCAATTGAAGATTCATTTGGTGTTAAAAAATACTTATCCATTAATGGATCTCCTGTTTTTGACGAAATGGGTGAACTCCGTTCCCTTGTATTTTTAATTACCGATATCACAGAAAACGTTTTAAAACAAAAAGCATTAGAAGACAGTGAAGCAAAATATAGATCGATCACCGAACTTTCGTTAAGTATGGTGTATGATTTGGACATCAAAACAGGTGTGAACCAATGGGCTGGTGCCATCCAGGAAATTACTGGTTTTACTCCTGAAGAGTATAGGGCCATAGGTTATGAAGCTTGGATGATCCTCATCCATCCTGATGACAAAGAAAAAACCATCCAATTATTTAAAGAGGCGATGGCAAAAAAAACAAAGTTTTCCTATGTGTATCGGTATCGAACAAAAGATGGAAAATATGTTTATATAGAAGATAATGGAGTCTTTTTATACGATAAGAATGATAGCGCCTATCGAATGTTTGGTGCGATGATCAACCGTACTGAACAAATAAAAGCAAACTTAGCTTTAAAAGAATCTGAGTCTAGGCTTCTTATGTCTTTGGATGCTGTCAAAATGGGAATTTGGAGTTGGGACATTGACCAACGAAATATATATTGGTCACCCCAAACGTATGAGATTTATGGTCTCGATCCAGATGGTCCAGCGATCACTGTGGAAAGGTATCTCAGTTTAAATGATCTCGATGATTTGCAAAAGGTCTCAGCGGAAATCCAACTCTTAAAAGACGATCCTTCCCGGTCTGGATACAGAATCCAACAACGAATTTTTCATGCGGATGGAACAGTACATTGGGTCGAGTCTCGTGGAAATTTAATCCGAGATAAAGATGGAAAACCAGTTCGATTGATGGGAACTTTACTCGATGTCACCGAATCTAAGTTAGCTGAAGAAGCACTGCGAACTTCCGATGAAAGATTCCGTGCTTTTTACCAATTTTCAACGGAAGCATTTTTGATATTTGATGAAAATTCTCTTAGAGCGAAAGACTCTAACTTTGCCTTTCAGAATCTATTTGGATATTCAAGTGATGACACAAAAAATTTAAAAATCCGCTCTTTACTCACACCAGACTCACTCCAAAAAATTAGAGAAAAAATTGCAGACAATTCGAGTGATTCGATTGAGATCCTTTGCAAAAGAAAAAATGGGGAAGTGTTTCCCGCTTTGGTTTCCATCAAACGGTTTAAGTACAATCAAACAAATTCAATCGCGTATAGTATTTTTGATTTGAGCCCTCTGAAAGAAGTGGAAGAACTCCGCCAAATCAATTCGGAAATACGCGAAAAAAACAAACTCATTGAGAAACAAAAAATCGAACTGGAAATGGCGTTTGAGAATTTAAAACGTACACAAGAACAACTTGTACAATCCGAAAAACTAGCTGCACTTGGGCAGTTGATAGCAGGGATTGCGCACGAAATTAATAATCCGATAGGTGCCGTAAAAGCATCCAATCAGAACATGATGGATTGGCAAAAACGATATGGGATCGCCTCACAATTGTTTCGTGAAGCGATCCTTAGTGTTCCTAGAGAAGAACAAGTCATTCTGAAAACGATTCTTTCAAACCTTGACCAACCAATCGAGTTTTATACTGGAAAAGAAGAACGATTACGTAAAAAGAAGAACAAAGAAATTTTGATCCAAAATGGAATTAAAACGGATGATGCTGATGAATTTGCAGAAGCATGGGTGGAATTAGGAATTGGAGAATTGGAAGACAAATACATTCCACTTTTCAGGTCCCATTATTTAAGAGTTTTTCTAGATTATTTAGCACTTGAAATCCAGTTCCGTCGGAACACTCGTTCCATCCAATTGGCGGTTGATCGAGTATCAAAAATCATGTATGCTTTAAAAAACTTTTCTCATTTTGATTCCACAGGAAAAAAAATCAAAGCATCGATTCAGGAGACAATTGAGACGGTTCTTACCATTTACCAAAACCAATTGAAAAGGGGAATTACCTTAATTAAACATTATGATGAGATTCCACCTATAGATTGTTATCCGGATGATTTATTACATGTTTGGACAAATCTAATTTATAATTCCTTACAAGCCATGTCCTTTACTGGAAAATTGATGATCACAATTAAAGACTGTGGTTCCGAAGTTTTGGTATCCTTACAAGATTCTGGACCTGGGATTGAACCAGGAATCCGTTCCAAAATCTTTGAACCTTTTTTTACTACCAAACCTCCTGGAGAAGGAAGTGGGCTCGGACTTGACATCGTGAATAAAATTGTGAAACGGCATGGTGGAAGGATTGATTTGTCTTCCAAACCAGGGGAAACTATATTTTCGATTTATTTACCAAAAGGATCTTCGTGA
- a CDS encoding response regulator: MEILTENKNGKKGILFVDDESIILLSMKSQVKHHFGERFKYLTAENANEAWDLILELEEERNSVAVIISDWSMPGMNGDEFLRKVHKRFPSIEKVIITGFADEKLVTALEKEIGLVTCLKKPWDEKELITAITQAIDHEDPFGK; this comes from the coding sequence GTGGAAATTCTCACTGAAAATAAAAATGGGAAAAAAGGAATTCTCTTCGTTGATGATGAGTCCATCATTTTACTGAGCATGAAATCCCAAGTGAAACACCATTTTGGAGAGAGATTCAAATACTTAACGGCAGAAAATGCCAACGAAGCATGGGATTTAATTTTAGAATTAGAAGAAGAAAGAAATTCTGTTGCGGTCATTATTTCCGATTGGTCTATGCCTGGAATGAACGGTGATGAATTTTTACGAAAGGTTCACAAACGATTTCCTTCGATAGAAAAAGTCATCATCACAGGTTTTGCTGATGAAAAATTAGTAACTGCTTTAGAAAAAGAGATTGGGCTTGTCACTTGTTTGAAAAAACCTTGGGACGAAAAAGAACTCATCACAGCCATCACCCAAGCCATTGATCACGAAGATCCTTTTGGTAAATAA
- a CDS encoding NADPH-dependent 2,4-dienoyl-CoA reductase: MTAYPTLLSPLSLGFTTLKNRTIMGSMHTGLEEAPNGYERMATFYGERAKGGVALIVTGGIAPNEAGRVSKGGSVMDTEEEAMHHRVVTEAVHKEGGKIAMQILHTGRYGYHDKIVGASNLRAPINMFKPHPLTEEEIWKTIDDFVRCSELAKLAGYDGVEIMGSEGYLINQFIAKRTNNRTDDWGGSFENRIKFPIEIVKAVRKRVGTDFIIIYRLSMLDLVEEGGNIDEVLHLAKEIEKAGATIINTGIGWHEARIPTIAMMVPRAAFTWVTAKVKGHVSIPLVTSNRINTPEVAESVLSRGDADLVSMARPFLADSFFVEKAMAGKPEEINTCIACNQACLDHIFQGKTASCLVNPRACHETELNIQKTDRVKKVAVVGAGPGGMSCAKTLAERGHSVTLFDAQPELGGQLNIARRIPGKEEFKETIRYFGTMLKKYGVEVKLNTFISSDSLIEQGFEEVVLATGVIPRIPEIPGINGPNVLSYVDVVLKGKPVGKRVVVMGAGGIGFDVSILLTDPGHSFTTDNYLKEWGIRKTIDKDGGLGSKETPTGVREVTMLKRSNSKFGATLGKTTGWIHKTSLEDRKVTQISGVTYKAIESDGIVIEVKGETKKIPCDTVVICAGQDPNRNLLEPLQKAKIPVHLIGGADLASELDAKRAIDQGTRLAVSI; the protein is encoded by the coding sequence ATGACAGCTTACCCAACTTTACTTTCTCCTTTATCCCTTGGATTCACTACTTTAAAAAACCGAACCATTATGGGTTCTATGCACACGGGCCTGGAAGAGGCTCCGAATGGATACGAACGTATGGCGACTTTTTATGGGGAAAGGGCAAAGGGTGGAGTTGCTCTCATTGTGACGGGAGGCATTGCACCGAATGAAGCCGGACGTGTGTCGAAAGGTGGCAGTGTGATGGACACAGAAGAAGAAGCAATGCACCACCGTGTTGTCACAGAAGCAGTCCACAAAGAAGGTGGAAAAATTGCCATGCAGATTTTGCATACTGGCAGATATGGCTACCATGATAAAATTGTAGGTGCTTCCAATTTACGTGCGCCCATCAACATGTTCAAACCTCATCCCTTAACAGAAGAAGAAATCTGGAAAACCATTGATGACTTTGTTAGATGTTCTGAATTAGCTAAATTAGCTGGTTATGATGGAGTTGAAATCATGGGCAGTGAAGGTTATCTCATCAATCAGTTTATTGCTAAAAGAACCAATAACAGAACTGATGATTGGGGAGGGAGTTTTGAAAACCGTATCAAATTCCCAATTGAAATCGTAAAAGCAGTTAGAAAACGAGTGGGAACTGATTTTATCATCATCTACCGTCTGTCGATGTTAGACTTGGTGGAAGAAGGTGGTAATATCGATGAAGTTTTACACCTCGCAAAAGAAATTGAAAAAGCAGGGGCTACCATCATCAACACAGGAATCGGTTGGCATGAGGCAAGAATCCCAACAATTGCTATGATGGTTCCAAGAGCTGCTTTTACTTGGGTCACTGCAAAAGTAAAAGGTCACGTGTCGATTCCACTTGTGACTTCCAACAGAATCAATACTCCTGAAGTAGCGGAATCAGTTTTATCTCGAGGTGATGCAGATTTAGTATCAATGGCACGTCCATTCCTTGCTGATTCCTTTTTTGTAGAGAAGGCAATGGCCGGAAAACCCGAAGAGATCAATACTTGTATTGCTTGTAACCAAGCATGTTTAGATCATATTTTCCAAGGCAAAACTGCTAGTTGTTTGGTGAACCCAAGAGCTTGTCATGAAACCGAATTAAACATTCAAAAAACGGATCGCGTGAAAAAGGTAGCGGTTGTTGGTGCAGGCCCTGGTGGGATGTCTTGTGCAAAAACATTAGCGGAACGTGGACATTCTGTAACACTTTTTGATGCACAACCAGAGTTAGGTGGGCAATTGAATATTGCAAGACGTATCCCTGGTAAAGAAGAGTTTAAAGAAACCATTCGCTATTTTGGCACGATGCTAAAAAAATATGGAGTGGAAGTGAAACTCAATACATTTATCTCCAGTGATTCATTGATTGAACAAGGTTTTGAAGAAGTGGTCCTTGCGACAGGTGTGATCCCAAGAATTCCTGAGATTCCAGGTATCAACGGACCAAATGTTCTTAGTTATGTGGACGTAGTTTTAAAAGGGAAACCAGTTGGAAAACGTGTTGTGGTGATGGGAGCAGGTGGTATTGGATTTGATGTGAGTATTTTACTGACTGATCCTGGTCATAGTTTTACAACTGATAATTACCTAAAAGAGTGGGGGATCCGAAAAACCATCGATAAAGATGGGGGTCTTGGTTCCAAAGAAACACCTACAGGTGTTCGGGAAGTGACCATGTTAAAACGTTCTAATAGTAAATTTGGGGCTACACTTGGAAAAACTACTGGTTGGATCCATAAAACATCCTTAGAAGACAGAAAGGTAACCCAAATTTCGGGAGTTACCTACAAGGCAATTGAATCAGATGGAATCGTGATTGAGGTCAAAGGGGAGACTAAAAAAATTCCTTGTGACACAGTTGTGATTTGTGCAGGCCAAGACCCAAACCGTAACTTACTCGAACCTTTACAAAAGGCAAAAATCCCTGTACACTTAATTGGAGGTGCCGATCTTGCTTCTGAATTAGATGCAAAACGTGCCATCGACCAAGGTACAAGACTGGCCGTTTCTATCTGA